The Sorangiineae bacterium MSr11954 DNA segment CCGAGCTGCGCATCGCCGGCACGGCGTGGGCCGCGGAGTTTCACAGCGGGGTGCAGGCGGATATGACCCGCGTCTGTCTCGACAAGCTGCTCGAGCGCCGAACGAAGCCTTAAGGCGCCAAGCTCCGCAGCGCCTCGAGCGCGCCGCGGAAATCCGCGGGCGGCGGCGACTCGAAGCGCATGGGCGCACCCGTCGTCGGGTGCAAAAATCCGAGGACCCGCGCGTGAAGCGCCTGATGCCCGAGCGACTCGGCGATGGTGCGCAGCTCGGGCTCGCGCGGCGCGCGGCCGTAGAGCGGATCGCCCAGGATGGCGTGCCCCGACTCCGAGAGGTGCACGCGGATCTGATGCGTGCGCCCCGTCTCGAGGGAGCAGACGACGTGGGTCGCGCGCCCGCCGGCCAAGCGCTCCAGGGCGCGCACGTGGGTCACGGCGTGCTTGCCGTGCTGCACCTTGCCCGTGTAGCGCATGCGATCCACCGGGTGCCTCCCGTGCAAGGTCGCGAAGGTCCTAGACGGCACGTCCCCCAGCGCAATCGCCTCGTACTCGCGCAAGATGGTGTGCGCTTGAAACTGCAGCTTGAGCGCCTCGCGGGCGCGCGGGTGGCGGGCGACCACCAGGATCCCGCTCGTCCCTTTGTCGATGCGGTGCACGATGCCGGGGCGCACGAAGGTGTCCTCGGCCTCGTTCTCCGGCTCGATGCGCTCGACCAGCCCGCGCGCCAAGAGCCCATTGACCAATGTGCCCGACTCATGCCCCCGGGCGGGGTGCACCACCAGCCCCGCCGGCTTGTCGACCACGACCAGATCGTCGTCCTGATGGAGCACCTCGAAGACCACGCCGGCATCCGGCTGCGCAGCGGTCGCCTCCGGCAGCGCCGGCTGCACGACCACAGTGGCGCCGGCCCGAAGCTTGGTCGACGCGCGGCCCGGGGCACCATCCACCGTGACGAGCCCCGCCTCGATCCAGCGCTGCAGCTCGGCGCGCGACGGGGATGCCGGCGCCGACGGATGGTCGGCCAGCGCGCGCACGAGGAACTGATCGAGCCGCACGCCGCTCGCCTCCCGCGGGGCCACCCATGTGACCGGCGCCGCACGCGAAGCCCGCGCGCCCTGCGCAGCTTGCGCACCCTGCGCACCCTGCGCAGCTTGCACGCCCTGCGCAGCTTGCGCACCCTGCGCAGCTTGCACGCCCTGCACGACGGATGGGACCGACCGGACCAATGGACGCGAAGCGGCCAACACGGCCAGCTACCAGACCTTCGACTTGATGTGCCCTTTGGCCTTCACCAAAATGTCGACCAGGGCGCGATCGTAGAAGTTGCGCGGGTAGAGCTCGGGCGAAACGCGGCGCTTGAAGAGGGCGCGGCCCTCCTCGATTTCTTCGGCCAGGGCGTCGAACAGGTTGTCGTTCGTGATGCCGTTGACGATCTTGTCCTCGTTGTAGAGCGAAAGATCGCTGGCAATGGCGCGCGCGAGGCGGCGCGCGGCTTCCTCGGTCTCGATGAGCGGCATGGTGCACCAAAGTATCGCGGGAGCGTTCGGTCTTCGTCAACGCCGGAGAAGCCCAAACGCCTGAAAAAGCCTGAGGGAGCCCGCCGCTGCCGTTTTCGTGGTAAGCAGCGAGTCACACGAGGCAACACGAGACCGACATGGCAAATGCTCGCACGATCGCCCAGGCCATCGAAGATGCCGCCAAAACCGCGCCGACGCGCGGCATGCGCTTCGTCCCCGAGAGCGGCGTCCCCGGCACGCGGGGCGTCACGGAGACGAGTGAAGCGTCATTTTCCTTCACCGCCATCGAGCGCGCCTCGGCCCGTTACGGCGGGGCGCTGCAAGCGCTCGGCCTGCGCAAAGGCGACCGGGTCGGGCTGATCCTGCCGGCCAACGAAGATTTCGTGCTCTGTTTCTTCGGCGCCATCGCGGCCGGCATCATCCCCGTCCCCATTTATCCGCCGCTCGGTCCGGGGCAGCTGCAAACCTATCTCGACAACACGCGTCACGTGGTCGAAAAGAGCGGCGCCCGCGCCCTGGTCACCCCGGCCAAAATCAAGCGCCTGCTCGGCACGGTGCAATCCGCATGTCCTGCGCTCGAGCAAGTGGTGGCGGTCGAAGCCATCCGCGAATCCATGGAGGCGCTGCGCCCGGAGAAGATCACGCTGGACGACATCGCGTTCCTCCAGTTCACGAGCGGCTCCACCTCGCGCCCCAAGGGGGTGAGCCTCACCCACGCGAACATCGCGTCCAACCTCGAGGTCATCATGGAGAACGGCCTCGGCGTCCGCGAGGGCGACGTCGGCGTCTCCTGGTTGCCGCTCTACCACGACATGGGGCTCATCGGCTTCGTCATCGCGCCGCTCTACTACCGGGTGCCGAGCATCTTTCTCTCTCCCCTGCTCTTCCTAAAGCGCCCCGTCACCTGGTTCCAGACCATCACGCGCCACAAGGGAACCATCTCCTACGCGCCCAACTTCGCCTACGCGCTCTGCATGAAGCGAATCCGCGAAAAGGATCTGGAGGGCATCGATCTGTCGACCTGGCGGGTCGCCGGCTGCGGCGCCGAGCCCATTCGCCCCGAGACCCTCGAGTCCTTTGCCTCCACCTATGCGGGCGTAGGCTTTCGCAAATCGGCCTTCGTCCCCTCCTACGGCATGGCCGAATCCTCCCTGGGGATCGCCTTCAGCCCCCTCGAGCAGGGGATGAAAACCCTCTCGCTCGACGGCCCCACCCTCTGGTCCGAGGGCATCGCCAAGCCCATCGACGACACCCCGCCCAAGTCCTCCGCCGATCCTTCGCCCGACTCGAGCGACACGGTCGTGCGCCTCGTCTCGTGCGGCCGCGCCTTCCCCGCGCATCAAATCCGCATCTTCGATCCGGACGACCTCACCAGCGAGCACCCCTTCGAAGAGCGCAAGGTCGGCGAGATCCGCATCTCGGGCCCCAGCGTGATGCACGGCTACTGGGACGACGTGGATCGCACGCGCGAGTCCTTCGCGGGCCCCTTCCTGCGAACGGGCGATCTCGGGTTCCTGCACGATGGCGACATCTACATCTGCGGGCGCATCAAAGAGGTCATCATCGTCAACGGCCGCAACTACTACCCGCAGGACATGGAGTGGGAGGCGAGCCACGTCCCCGGCGTCCGCAAGGGGAGCGTGATCGCGTTCGGCTCGCGGCACCCGAGCGGCATCGAGGCCGACCGCGAGCGCGTGGTCATCGCCTTCGAGATGCAAGACGCGCAGGACATGCCCATGGGGCAAAAGGTCTCCAAGGAGATCCGCAAGGCCGTGCAAGAGGGCATCGGCTTGACGGTCGACGACGTCGTCGCCCTTCCCCCGGGCACCTTGCCCAAGACGTCCAGCGGCAAGCTCCAACGCGGGAAAACACGCTCCCTCTACGAGTCGGGCGAGTTGTTGGATCGCGTGAAGTCGCGCGACGCGGGCCGCATCGAGCTGGCGAAGCAGGCGGCGAAGAGTCAGCTCAGTTACTTCAAGCTGGCGGTGCTCGGCGGGCGGCGCAGGCGCGAAGAGTAATTCGTCGTTTGACGAGCCGCCGGGGGGCTTGACGTATTTCGCAGTCGCGACGTCGCGACTGCAAACGGCGTCGTGCGTTTGATTTCGTGTCGCGCACGGACGGATCGTGCGCCATCGTCCCAATTCCTGAGTGGGGGCCGTCCGATGGGCGGGCGGCGCGAGGGCTCGCGGCATGGGAGCAGCGCGTGGAGCGTACGCGTGGAAGCGCGCGCGCCCGATGCGAGCGCGTCCCGTGGAAGGTGCGCGGAAGGTGGGAATGGCGATGCGATGGCGGCACACGGGGTGGTTGGGGTTGGGCATCGTCGTTGCGTGCTCCTCGCAGAGCATCCGCGACGGCGTCACGCACGAGTCGGGGCATGACGACGATCCGGGGCGCCATTCTCACGGCGCACCCGATGCAGCGGCGCCGCGCGGCGACCGCGACGCGAGCTCCGAGACGGAGGCGGGGGCGCTCGATGGTGGAGAAGATGCGGGGTCCGACCTCGATGCGGGCGCGCCGGACGGCGGAGACGACGCGGGGTGCGGGGCCGACGCGGGCACGCCGGACGCGGGAGAGCACGATGCGGGAGAGCGCGACGCAGGCGCATCGGATGCCGGCCCCGCGGTGCGACTGACTCCTTCCAATCTTCCGCCGGACATCTGCGATACTCCCGGGACCAAGGACCTGGATTATCCGGCCCAAGGCTCCCCCATCTCGAGCCCGTGCGATGCCGTGGTCGCGCAGGGAGATGGCCTACCCGACATCTGCGTGTACAAATTCGCGAAGGTCACGCTCGCGGGGACGCTCCGCTTGCAATATGGCGCGCGCGCGATCGCCATCGTCGCCACCGATACCTTCACCATCACGGGCGCGGGTGGAGTCATCGCATCCGGGGGTATCGACTACTTCTCGGGTTGCGGCGCACCCGACTCGAGGGGCACGGGGCCGAGACTCAGCGGCGGCGGCGCCGGACATACGACCCCAGGCGCGCCCGGCGGCGGGGGAACCCAGAGCGGCAGCGCCTATTCCACGAGCGGCCCGAAGCTCGTCGCGGGCTCCTATGGGGCCGAGGGCCCGTGGCACCCGCGAAAGTCGAGCAGCAGCGGTGGCGGAGCGGGTGGCGCTTTTCAAATGGTCTCTTGCACCCGTCTCGAAGTCCATGGGCTGCTCGAAGCAAACGGCGGCCCCGCGAAGACGACCTACTCGTCCTCGATGGGCGGCGGCGGGGGAGGCAGCGGTGGGACGATTCTTCTCGAAGCCGCACATATTTTCGCCGACGGCGCCCAACTTCGAGCGCTCGGTGGAAAGGGCGGCGATGGCTATTACTACACGAACGAAGGCTCGATCCTCGTACGTGGCGGCCAAGGGGGAACGGGCGCCACACCGCCTCAAAAGGGCGAGTCTGGACTGGATCTCGCCCGCGGCGGTGGAGGCGGTTCCATCGGGCGCATCTTGATCAACCTTCCCGCCGGCACGCCGCCCCCCACCCTGAACGCCGATCCGCCCGCGATCTTCGGCGTCGTCGAAACGCATGGAGAGCTCCCCCGCCCCACGACGAGAACGGACACGACCGGTCGACGGTGATGGCGCGCGGTGACGTCACGCCGTGCTTCGTGGATGGGTTTGTGCTTTGAACGTGCGCCGTCGTCGCCTGCTCGTCGCAGCGCCTGTGCGACGGATCCTCCCCCGGTGTTCGGCGCCGTCGTCACGCACGGAGCCTTGACGCGATTTCTCCATTTCGTGGAGCGCCCGCGCCGCGCTGATGGATCGCTTCTCCTCGCCCCAATTCTCACATAACCGCTCCCGCGCGCATGAGGCGCAGGGGGGTCGGGCGAATCGATGCATAGGGCGGCGCCGCACGAGGTGTCGCGCAGGAGGTGGACGGCGATGACATTACGTCATTCTGCGATGTTCGGATGGTGCATTCTGGCTGCGTGCTCTGCGCAGAGCAGCGGCGACGGGAAGACGGGGCGGGAGCTCCATCATCGCGACGATGCGAGCGCCCAAAACGACGCGATATCCGAGAACGACGCAGGATCGGAGAGCGATGCGGGCACCGAGGTCGACGCGGGCCCGCTCGACGGCGGCGACGTGGACGCAGGCCCGCCGGGTACGCTGACACCGTCGAATCTTCCTCCGGACATTTGCGACACGCCCGGGACGAAAGATCTGACCATCGCTCCTTCCGACAACCGAGGATTTGGCATCGGCTGCGACGCCATCATCCCCCAGGGAAATGGGCTGCCGGACATTTGCATGTACAAGTATGCAAACGTAACCATCGCCGGGAAAGCTTTGGCGTTGAACTTCGACAAGAAGGCGGCGGTCGCGATCGTTGCGACCAACGCCTTCACCGTGACGAACACCGGCGTGATCGAGGCGTCCGGGGAAACGCACTACACACCGCGCAATGGCGCCGGCGGGCCCGACCCGAGAGGAGAGGCACGCGGAGGCCGCGGCGGGGCCGGGCATGTCACGCCCGGCGCAGGTGGCACGAGCGGTGGCGCCGCATATGCGTCGACGGGAAACCAGCTCGTGGCAGGGGCGCGCGGCGGGCCAGGCTGGGCGCCCACGGGGAGCGGCTGGCCCGATAACACGGTCCCGGGTGGTTTTGCGGGTGGCGCGCTTCAACTCGTTTCGTGTGGCCGCCTCGAAGTTCATGGCACCATCCGGGTCAACGGCAGCTATGGCGTATCGGTGATCCGAGGTTCGGGCGGCGGCGGAGGCAGTGGTGGAACGCTCTTGCTCGAAGGGGCGCAGATCGTCACAGAGGGAGCAAGGCTCGAGGCGCTCGGCGGCGGCGGTGGCTCGGGCGGTGGCACCAACTGCCCCGGCGGAAACGGCGGTACGGGTTCCACGCCGCCCAAGGATGGTCACTCCGGAGAGGGTTGTTGGCCCGGTTCGGCCGCCGGGAGCGGAGGCTCGATCGGGCGCATCTCGATGAACCTCCCCGCGGGTACCCCACCGCCCCCCGTGAACGCCGACCCGCCGGTGCTCTTCGGCGTCGTCGGAACGCACTGAGCGCACGAGCGCTCTCGATTTCACCGCGGGAGCCCGGCCCAGAGCGGGCTCCCGTCACCCCAGACGAAGGGAGCGACGACGGACCTGCGGCGGCGGCAACGATCCCCGAGGCATCGGGGCCCGGACGCGGCGATGGCGCCCGACATGTCATGGCAGGTGCCGGCGGCGGCGGCAGGACCACGGGCTGTTTTCGGCGTTCTGGACGCGCACGGACCCATTTTTGCTCTTGAGGTTGCAAAATCCTTTGACGGGGCCACGGGAATAGGGCATCTAATATTTCGATAATGAAAGTGGATTTCATTTTCATTACCGATGTGCAAAAAGAGTCCTCGCCTTACGCAGTCCGGCGAAGCCGGAGGCCGATTCGAAAGCTCCCGTTTGGGTCGCTCCTCGTCGGGAAGGTGCCCCATGATCGCCAACTCGATTCGACCTCCGACTTCGCCGATGCACTGCGCGGCGGTCTCGGAATTCTTTCCATCTCGGTGTTCCCAGGCGCCGGGCTGCTCTACTTGCTCCGCCTGCTCTCCACCCTGACGTACGCCATCGCCGTGCTCATCGCCCTCGCCGCCCTCGTCTTCGCGCTCTGCTGGCGCGCCTAGCACGACCGTGCGCCCGCACACGCATCAGGTCCGCACCGCTCACCCGCACTTCTCGCGCCCCCGCTCGACACCGCACCCCCGCAATGATTGCATCGCACTGCAGTTGATTCCGAATATCAATATCGGAAAACGATATCACGGGCTCGACATGAAGCACGATCGCCGCCTGAAGCGCGTCGGAGCGATTGCAATTTAGAATCTTTCTCACTACGTTTTCCTTTGGCCATGAAGTCCAAAGAAGCGGAGGCCAGCGAAGCCCAGGACGAGGTGCGCGCCGAGCGCATCGCGCAGATGATGCATGACTTGCGCAACCTGGGTCTCAAGTTGACGCCGCAGCGCCGCGCGATCGTCGAGCAATTTGCCTGCGATCTCACGCACCCCACGGCGCAGGAGCTCTTCGATCGGTTGCATCGCGAGTTTCCGTCGATGAGTTTTGCGACGGTGTACAACACGCTCGACGCGCTCACGTCGGCCAACCTCGCCGGCACCCTCCGGCTCGACGGGCACGCGGCCCGCTTCGATCCCAATCGCAAACCGCACCACCATGCCGTGTGCGACGAGTGCGGTGTCATCGTCGATATACCCGCCGACTCGCTGACGCCGAGCGAGGAGGCTACCATCTCCGTCCGCGAGCACTCGGACGGCTTTCATGTTCGTGCGGTGGAGCAGGTCTACCGCGGACTCTGCGGCGCGTGTGCCCGAAAAACACGCGCCTAACACCCGGAAACAACAAGGAGAACGGGAGCCATGGCAAAGTCACTCTCAGGCACCAAGACACACGGCAATCTGAAGGAAGCATTCGCCGGCGAATCGCAAGCCAACCGCCGATACTTGTATTTTGCAAAGGTCGCCGACGTCGAGGGTTACACCGACATTGCCGGCAACTTCAAGGAGACGGCCGATGGTGAGACGGGCCACGCGCACGGCCACCTCGACTACTTGAAGACGGTGGGCGATCCCGCCACCGGCCTCCCCTTCGGCAACACGGAGAAGAACCTCAAGAGCGCCATCGCCGGCGAGACGCACGAGTACGAGACCATGTACCCGGGCATGGCCAAGACGGCGCGCGAAGAGGGCTTCGACGACATCGCCGAATGGTTCGAGACGCTCGCGAAGGCCGAGAAGAGCCACGCCGGTCGCTTCACCAAAGCGCTCGACAGCCTGAACTCGTAAAGCAGCCGCTTTCGCGTTCTGCGCGCTTCGAGCGTTTCCGCGTCCGTTCGTCGCCGTCCCCGAAGCGGTCTCGTACCGCGCGCTGGCCCACGCACGTTGGCCAGCATCGGCGTGCTCGGCGACGGCGGCGGCGACGACGTCCCGAGCTGCCTCCCTGCTCCTCCCCGCCCCGCCCCGCTTTTCTTCGCCGCTCTCCCGACTATGGTGGCGTCCGTCCATGAGCAAAATTGATCCTCGCCCGACCGAGAAGCCCGAGTTCAACCCGAACGCGGAGCGCTACTGGGATGCCCGCGATCTCGAAGGAGAGCTCCGGCGCGTCATCGAGATTTGCCACAACTGCCGCATGTGCGTGAACTACTGCGGCTCCTTCCCCGACATGTTCGCGCGCGTCGACCGCGACATCGATGCCGGGGCCACCGGCTCCGAGCGGCTCGGGATCGAGGACTTCACGAGCATCACGGACCACTGCTGGCAGTGCAAGATTTGTTACATCAAGTGCCCCTACACCCCCGACGAAGGCCACGAGTGGCTCGTCGATCTGCCGCGGCTCCTCATGCGCGAAAAGGCGCAGCGAAGCCGGCGAAATGGGATCTCGCTGCAGGAGACGGCGCTCGGTGAGCCGGGCATCCTCGGCAGCCTGGCGAGCGGGGTGACGGCGCCTCTGGTCAACTTCGTGAACGCGAACCGGCTGGTGCGAAAGACCATCGAGAAGGTGGCGGGCATCTCCAGCGAGTTTCCGATCCCGTCCTACGCCGCGCAGCCGTTCGCGCGCTGGCTCGCGAACCACGAGCCCCTGGCGGGCGCAGGATCGGCCGGCAAGGTCGCGCTCTTCTCCACGTGCCTCGGCGATTACTACTTTCCCTCCGTCCCCGCCAACGCCGTGCGCGCGCTGGAGAAGAACGGGTACGCGGTCTTTCGGCCCGAGCAGCAGTGCTGCGGCATGCCCAACCTCGACGGCGGCGATCTCGAGGGGGCCAAGGCAAAGGCGCGCTTCAACGTGGCCTCGCTCCACGCCGCGCTCGAGCAGGGATATGCCCTGGTCGGCGCCCAGCCCACGTGCACCATGACCGTCAAAGGGGAGTATCCCGAGCTGCTCGGCACCCGCGAGGCCCGCGAGGTGGCCGACAACGTCTACGACCTGATGGGCTTCTTCGACAAGTTGCGAAAAGAGAAGAAGCTCAATCGCGAGTTCACCAAGCCGCTGGGCAAAATTGCCTATCACGCGCCTTGCCATTTGCGCGCGCAGAAGATCGGATATCCGGCCGTGCGCGTGCTCAACCTGGTGCAGGACACCGAGGTCGAGCTGGTGGAGCAGTGCAGCGCCATCGACGGCACCTGGGGCATGAAGGCCGAAAACTACGAGGAAGGCCGCAAATACGCCGAGCGCCTCGTGCGCGGCATCGAGGCGGCGGAGGCCGAGCTCGTGGTCTCCGATTGCCAGCTGGCCGCGCGCCGCATTCAGAAGGAAAACGGGGTGCAGGCCATTCACCCCGTGGAGGCGCTCGCCAGCGCCTACGGCGTGGCCATTTCACGAGCATCGGAGACACCGCGATGAAGCCCATAGCGCGCAACGAGATCCTGAGCCTCGGGGAGTACGAGGCCGTCCGGCCTCATTTTCGAGCGCGGATCATCGAGGAAAAGAAGCGCCGGCGGCTGGCGCTCGGCCCCTACGCGAGCTGCGTCTTCGAGAACCGCGACACCGTCCTCTTGCAGATTCAAGAGATGCTGCGCACCGAGCGCATCACGCGCGAGGGCGCCGTTCTGCACGAGATCGAGACGTACAATCAGCTCGTTCCGGCGCCGGGCGAGCTCTCGGCCACCGTGATGATCGAGATCGACGAGCGCGCCACCCGCGAAAAGTTCCTGGCCGATGCCCTCGGGATCGAGCGGCACATCGCCCTGGTGGTCGACGGCGAGCGGTTCAACGCCACGTGGGATCCGGAGCGCCTCTTGCCCGACCGCGCGTCCGCCGTCCTCTATTTGAAGTTCCCGCTCTCCGAAAAGGCGGTTCGCGCGATTCGCCAGGGGGCGACGTCGCTCGAGCTCCTGGTGGACCACCCGCGCTACCAGGCGCGCGTGCCCCTCTCGGAGGCGACGACGAAGAGCCTGGCCGAAGATCTCGAGGCCCATGCTGGTGCATGAGCGCGCCGTACGCTTCGAAGAGATCGACGCCGCAGGAATCGTCTTCTTCCCCCGCTTTCTGAACTACTGCCACGACGCCATGGAGGCGCTCTTCGCGCCGCTCGACGGCGGTTACGTGCGCCTGGTCACCGAGCGGCACATCGGCCTCCCCACCGTGCACGTGGAGGCCGACTACCGCTCCCCTCTTCGCTACGGCGACGTCGCCCGCATCGAGGTCACCATTCCGCACGTGGGCAGTCGCTCCTTCACCCTTCACTACCGCTTCGCGCGCGCCGCCGATGGCCTCCCCGTGGCCGAGGTGAAGCACATCGTGGCCACCACGGATCTCACGGCGATGCGGGCGGTCCCCATCCCCAACGACGTCCGCGCCGTGCTCG contains these protein-coding regions:
- a CDS encoding RluA family pseudouridine synthase, whose product is MQAAQGAQAAQGVQAAQGAQGAQAAQGARASRAAPVTWVAPREASGVRLDQFLVRALADHPSAPASPSRAELQRWIEAGLVTVDGAPGRASTKLRAGATVVVQPALPEATAAQPDAGVVFEVLHQDDDLVVVDKPAGLVVHPARGHESGTLVNGLLARGLVERIEPENEAEDTFVRPGIVHRIDKGTSGILVVARHPRAREALKLQFQAHTILREYEAIALGDVPSRTFATLHGRHPVDRMRYTGKVQHGKHAVTHVRALERLAGGRATHVVCSLETGRTHQIRVHLSESGHAILGDPLYGRAPREPELRTIAESLGHQALHARVLGFLHPTTGAPMRFESPPPADFRGALEALRSLAP
- a CDS encoding transcriptional repressor — encoded protein: MKSKEAEASEAQDEVRAERIAQMMHDLRNLGLKLTPQRRAIVEQFACDLTHPTAQELFDRLHREFPSMSFATVYNTLDALTSANLAGTLRLDGHAARFDPNRKPHHHAVCDECGVIVDIPADSLTPSEEATISVREHSDGFHVRAVEQVYRGLCGACARKTRA
- a CDS encoding fatty acyl-AMP ligase, which encodes MANARTIAQAIEDAAKTAPTRGMRFVPESGVPGTRGVTETSEASFSFTAIERASARYGGALQALGLRKGDRVGLILPANEDFVLCFFGAIAAGIIPVPIYPPLGPGQLQTYLDNTRHVVEKSGARALVTPAKIKRLLGTVQSACPALEQVVAVEAIRESMEALRPEKITLDDIAFLQFTSGSTSRPKGVSLTHANIASNLEVIMENGLGVREGDVGVSWLPLYHDMGLIGFVIAPLYYRVPSIFLSPLLFLKRPVTWFQTITRHKGTISYAPNFAYALCMKRIREKDLEGIDLSTWRVAGCGAEPIRPETLESFASTYAGVGFRKSAFVPSYGMAESSLGIAFSPLEQGMKTLSLDGPTLWSEGIAKPIDDTPPKSSADPSPDSSDTVVRLVSCGRAFPAHQIRIFDPDDLTSEHPFEERKVGEIRISGPSVMHGYWDDVDRTRESFAGPFLRTGDLGFLHDGDIYICGRIKEVIIVNGRNYYPQDMEWEASHVPGVRKGSVIAFGSRHPSGIEADRERVVIAFEMQDAQDMPMGQKVSKEIRKAVQEGIGLTVDDVVALPPGTLPKTSSGKLQRGKTRSLYESGELLDRVKSRDAGRIELAKQAAKSQLSYFKLAVLGGRRRREE
- a CDS encoding DUF3501 family protein, with amino-acid sequence MKPIARNEILSLGEYEAVRPHFRARIIEEKKRRRLALGPYASCVFENRDTVLLQIQEMLRTERITREGAVLHEIETYNQLVPAPGELSATVMIEIDERATREKFLADALGIERHIALVVDGERFNATWDPERLLPDRASAVLYLKFPLSEKAVRAIRQGATSLELLVDHPRYQARVPLSEATTKSLAEDLEAHAGA
- a CDS encoding rubrerythrin family protein; its protein translation is MAKSLSGTKTHGNLKEAFAGESQANRRYLYFAKVADVEGYTDIAGNFKETADGETGHAHGHLDYLKTVGDPATGLPFGNTEKNLKSAIAGETHEYETMYPGMAKTAREEGFDDIAEWFETLAKAEKSHAGRFTKALDSLNS
- a CDS encoding acyl-CoA thioesterase translates to MLVHERAVRFEEIDAAGIVFFPRFLNYCHDAMEALFAPLDGGYVRLVTERHIGLPTVHVEADYRSPLRYGDVARIEVTIPHVGSRSFTLHYRFARAADGLPVAEVKHIVATTDLTAMRAVPIPNDVRAVLERHRAPPS